One genomic window of Glycine max cultivar Williams 82 chromosome 16, Glycine_max_v4.0, whole genome shotgun sequence includes the following:
- the LOC100817424 gene encoding granule-bound starch synthase 1, chloroplastic/amyloplastic: MATLTASSNLVSRNSHVHHGPTTASYESKAVAMGLRSLKQTNTHSGLRIFNPVDELLNRTPIKTNAMQAMRKGPQGKNVWPKGIITCGMTFIIIGTEVAPWCKTGGLGDVLGGLPPALAGFGHRVMTIVPRYDQYKDAWDTGVVIEVKVGDRTEKVRFFHCYKRGVDRVFVDHPWFLEKVWGKTGQKLYGPTTGDDYEDNQLRFSLFCQAALEAPRVLSLNSSKYFSGPYGEDVIFVANDWHTALIPCYLKSMYQPRGIYMNARVVFCIHNIAYQGRFAFADFSLLNLPDQFKSSFDFIDGHVKPVVGRKINWLKAGLIESWFVITVSPNYAKELVSGPDKGVELDNILRKIDDDGRLVGIVNGMDVQEWNPTTDKYIAVKYDVSTVLEAKALLKEALQAEVGLPVDRNIPLIGFIGRLEEQKGSDILAEAIPQFIKENVQLVALGTGKKQMEKQLQELEISYPDKARGVAKFNVPLAHMIIAGADFILVPSRFEPCGLIQLQAMRYGSVPIVASTGGLVDTVKEGFTGFQMGAFSVECDAVDPADVDAIAKTVKRALAVYGTPAFTEIIKNCMAQDLSWKGPAKKWEEVLLSLGVPGSEPGSDGEEIAPQAKENVATP; encoded by the exons ATGGCAACATTGACTGCTTCAAGTAACTTAGTCTCTAGAAATTCTCATGTCCATCATGGACCAACAACTGCTTCATATGAGTCTAAAGCAGTAGCAATGGGACTTAGATCTCTAAAGCAGACAAATACTCATAGTGGACTTAGAATTTTTAACCCGGTGGATGAGCTACTTAACAGAACCCCAATTAAAACCAATGCAATGCAAGCTATGAGGAAGGGACCTCAAGGCAAGAATGTCTGGCCTAAAGGTATAATCACATGTGGCATGACTTTCATAATTATAGGAACGGAGGTGGCTCCATGGTGCAAAACTGGTGGGTTAGGAGATGTTCTTGGAGGTCTACCACCAGCATTGGCA GGTTTCGGGCATCGAGTAATGACTATTGTGCCACGCTATGACCAGTACAAAGATGCATGGGATACAGGTGTTGTAATTGAG GTGAAAGTAGGAGATAGAACAGAAAAGGTTCGCTTCTTCCATTGCTATAAGAGGGGAGTTGATCGTGTCTTTGTGGATCACCCTTGGTTTCTTGAAAAG GTCTGGGGCAAAACTGGACAAAAACTTTATGGACCAACTACAGGAGATGATTACGAAGACAACCAACTGCGTTTTAGCCTCTTTTGCCAG GCTGCTTTGGAAGCCCCAAGGGTTCTGAGTCTTAATTCCAGTAAATATTTCTCTGGACCATATG GTGAAGATGTCATTTTCGTCGCCAATGATTGGCACACTGCCCTTATCCCCTGCTACTTGAAAAGTATGTACCAGCCAAGGGGCATCTATATGAATGCCCGG GTTGTTTTTTGTATCCACAACATTGCTTACCAAGGAAGATTTGCATTCGCCGACTTCTCACTTCTAAATCTCCCAGACCAATTTAAGAGCTCCTTTGACTTTATTGATGG GCATGTTAAACCAGTGGTTGGAAGGAAAATCAATTGGTTGAAAGCTGGACTTATAGAATCATGGTTTGTGATAACTGTTAGCCCAAACTATGCTAAAGAACTGGTGTCAGGTCCAGACAAGGGAGTGGAATTGGACAACATCCTTCGCAAAATTGATGATGATGGTCGTTTGGTTGGAATTGTGAATGGCATGGATGTTCAGGAGTGGAATCCAACCACTGACAAATATATAGCTGTCAAATACGATGTTTCAACA GTATTGGAAGCAAAGGCTCTTTTGAAAGAAGCCCTCCAAGCAGAAGTTGGATTGCCGGTTGACAGAAATATTCCTCTTATTGGTTTCATTGGTAGGCTTGAAGAGCAAAAAGGTTCTGATATTCTTGCAGAAGCTATTCCCCAATTTATCAAGGAGAATGTTCAGTTGGTAGCCCTA GGAACaggaaaaaaacaaatggaaaaacAACTACAGGAACTTGAAATATCATACCCTGACAAGGCCAGAGGAGTGGCAAAATTCAATGTTCCCCTAGCCCACATGATAATTGCTGGAGCTGATTTTATATTGGTTCCTAGCAGATTTGAGCCTTGTGGTCTCATTCAGTTACAAGCTATGCGCTATGGATCT GTACCAATTGTTGCCTCAACAGGTGGATTAGTTGACACTGTCAAAGAAGGTTTCACTGGATTTCAGATGGGCGCCTTCAGTGTTGAA TGTGATGCTGTGGATCCAGCTGATGTGGATGCTATAGCAAAGACTGTCAAAAGGGCCCTTGCAGTCTATGGAACTCCAGCTTTTACAGAAATAATAAAGAACTGCATGGCTCAAGATCTTTCCTGGAAG GGGCCTGCTAAGAAGTGGGAGGAAGTGCTGCTAAGCCTGGGAGTTCCTGGCAGTGAACCTGGAAGTGATGGAGAAGAAATTGCTCCACAGGCAAAGGAAAATGTGGCAACACCATAA